One Elaeis guineensis isolate ETL-2024a chromosome 10, EG11, whole genome shotgun sequence genomic window carries:
- the LOC105053014 gene encoding brassinosteroid-responsive RING protein 1, with the protein MTISMEYYYSSRVVAGFFQKVALLLSFVVRWLLLPCYCWWSGDEEREAEDAGGEQYRSRRHQPAAAQAVRESLQVATYEEVAGEAAAAAATRCAVCLSEVGRKDRVWELRNCRHVFHKVCLDRWLDHDEHLSCPLCRAPLRPAASPPAASEPSWAVERLLYLFGDDLLFAPPSQPTSYIQ; encoded by the coding sequence ATGACTATATCGATGGAGTACTACTACTCAAGCCGGGTGGTGGCCGGCTTCTTTCAGAAGGTGGCGCTCCTCCTTTCCTTTGTGGTGAGATGGCTTCTCCTCCCCTGCTACTGCTGGTGGTCCGGCGACGAAGAAAGAGAAGCCGAGGACGCCGGAGGGGAGCAGTACCGCAGCCGGCGGCACCAGCCGGCGGCGGCGCAGGCTGTGAGGGAGAGCCTGCAGGTGGCGACCTACGAGGAGGTGGCGGgggaggcggcggcggcggcggcgacgaGGTGCGCGGTGTGCCTGAGCGAGGTGGGGAGGAAAGACCGGGTATGGGAGCTGCGGAACTGCCGCCACGTGTTCCACAAGGTGTGCCTGGACCGATGGCTGGACCACGACGAGCACCTCTCCTGCCCACTCTGCCGGGCTCCGCTCCGGCCGGCTGCTTCCCCGCCGGCGGCGTCGGAGCCTAGCTGGGCCGTGGAGCGACTCCTCTACCTCTTTGGAGACGACCTCTTGTTTGCCCCTCCCTCGCAGCCCACCTCTTACATTCAATAG
- the LOC105053013 gene encoding CASP-like protein 2A1 — protein MMMTKTTTVEEERKRKGEGEERLGEGGSAVRTAETMLRLVPAGLCVAALVIMLKNAQDNDFGAVSYADLTPFRYLVYANGVCAGYSILSAFFCTAMSRPNTLSRSWLLFFFDQVFTYVILAAGTVSAELTYLAYQGDEAVTWSKECSVFDSFCRRATASIGITFGAVACYVVLSLLSSYRLFSTYGAPLPFVGNNGLEIAAFPR, from the exons atgaTGATGACGAAAACGACGACGgtggaggaggagaggaagaggaagggggagggagaggagcgtTTGGGAGAGGGTGGAAGCGCGGTGAGGACGGCGGAGACGATGCTGAGGTTGGTGCCCGCGGGGCTGTGCGTAGCGGCGCTGGTGATCATGCTCAAGAACGCCCAGGACAACGACTTCGGCGCCGTCTCCTACGCCGACCTCACCCCCTTCAG GTATCTGGTGTATGCCAATGGCGTCTGTGCCGGCTACTCCATCTTGTCGGCCTTCTTCTGCACTGCCATGTCACGACCCAACACCTTGTCTCGTTCATGGCTCCTATTCTTCTTTGATCAG GTGTTCACGTATGTGATCCTCGCCGCCGGGACGGTGTCGGCGGAGCTGACGTACCTGGCTTACCAAGGGGACGAGGCGGTGACGTGGAGCAAGGAGTGCAGCGTCTTCGACAGCTTCTGCCGGAGAGCGACGGCGTCCATCGGCATCACCTTTGGGGCGGTAGCCTGCTACGTTGTGCTCTCTCTGCTCTCCTCCTACCGTCTCTTCAGCACCTACGGAGCCCCGCTTCCTTTCGTCGGCAACAATGGCTTGGAGATCGCTGCCTTCCCCCGCTGA
- the LOC109506355 gene encoding uncharacterized protein — MEAPVSSFLSAFLPPTPSLLMVKLKEERMKEIRMGVLVLVLILMLCIMSSSSHTVCHGIKGSSSGRGRTGRKLLSGAILAQQQQDMRVDGTVKPVNQAVVSFRRIPPSNSNPTQNKSRPRVNGQGNQ, encoded by the exons ATGGAAGCACCGGTGTCTTCCttcctttctgcctttcttccaCCTACCCCTAGTTTACTCATGGTAAAGCTCAAAGAAGAGAGAATGAAGGAGATCAGAATGGGAGTGCTCGTACTTGTTCTGATATTAATGCTCTGCATCATGAGCTCTTCTTCACACACTGTGTGCCATGGGATCAAGGGCAGTAGTAGTGGAAGAGGTCGAACAGGGAGGAAGCTACTTTCTGGGGCAATTCTAGCTCAGCAGCAGCAGGATATGAGGGTTGATGGCACGGTAAAACCCGTCAACCAGGCAGTGGTGAGCTTCAGGAGGATACCACCTTCTAACTCGAACCCCACCCAGAACAA GTCACGTCCTCGAGTGAATGGCCAGGGGAACCAGTGA